Proteins encoded together in one Acanthochromis polyacanthus isolate Apoly-LR-REF ecotype Palm Island chromosome 12, KAUST_Apoly_ChrSc, whole genome shotgun sequence window:
- the LOC110960967 gene encoding secretory phospholipase A2 receptor-like isoform X2, whose product MMTTNGLVVLLLLSGSVLVCNLQPQGAITRFHHVSLMKTWTEAQSYCREKFIDLATIPSQAANTVAQKVAGHGHVWIGLYNGSWRWSQEGKPVENWFLSNVKHNVGSRRCAVLDTYGKWMARDCDVPDRFVCSTLDNRHVVVKRYMSWWDAQTYCRKNHVDLSSVVTNADRDVIQQLLLMSGTGDAWIGLYRSEWAWSDGKKLIYKPLESLPHWGSDCMVMDQSTGTWRSQPCQDRLSFLCYSVVKPSAVSLVKIRLVGGSADLTDPMVQESILLQLRKQLVDGGIQAEVKLRWRKHPDGEVFHREETSPSADQQEDSCRAV is encoded by the exons ATGATGACGACAAATGGACTGGTCGTCCTGTTGCTGCTCTCAG GTTCCGTCCTGGTTTGCAACCTCCAGCCTCAAGGCGCCATCACTCGGTTCCACCACGTCAGTCTGATGAAGACCTGGACTGAAGCTCAGAGTTACTGCAGGGAGAAGTTCATCGACCTCGCCACCATCCCGAGCCAGGCCGCCAACACAGTGGCCCAGAAGGTGGCAGGACACGGACACGTCTGGATCGGACTCTACAACGGTAGCTGGAGATGGTCTCAGGAGGGAAAACCGGTcgaaaactggtttctgagcaaCGTTAAACACAATGTGGGGTCCAGAAGGTGTGCAGTGCTGGATACGTACGGAAAGTGGATGGCCAGAGATTGTGACGTGCCGGATCGCTTCGTGTGTTCCA CTCTAGACAACAGACATGTTGTGGTGAAGCGTTACATGAGCTGGTGGGACGCTCAGACCTACTGCAGGAAGAACCACGTAGACCTGAGCAGCGTCGTGACCAATGCGGACCGCGACGTCATCCAgcagctgctgctaatgtcagGTACCGGTGATGCCTGGATTGGTCTGTACAGAAGTGAATGGGCATGGTCCGACGGGAAGAAACTCATCTACAAGCCGTTGGAGTCCCTGCCTCACTGGGGATCGGACTGCATGGTGATGGACCAGTCCACAGGAACCTGGAGAAGCCAGCCCTGCCAGGACAGACTCTCCTTCCTGTGCTACTCAG ttGTGAAACCTTCAGCGGTGAGTTTGGTGAAGATTCGATTGGTTGGAGGTTCTGCAGACCTGACTGACCCGATGGTGCAAGAATCCATACTGCTGCAG CTGAGGAAGCAGCTGGTGGATGGAGGGATCCAAGCAGAGGTGAAGTTGAGGTGGAGGAAGCATCCTGACGGGGAGGTTTTCCACAGAGAGGAGACGTCGCCATCTGCTGACCAGCAGGAAGACAGCTGCAGGGCAGTTTAG
- the LOC127536522 gene encoding early activation antigen CD69-like, whose translation MMTTNGLVVLLLLSGSVLVCNLQPQGAITRFHHVSLMKTWTEAQSYCREKFIDLATIPSQAANTEAQKVAGHGHVWIGLYNGSWRWSQEGKPVENWFLRKTNSIMGSRKCAVLNMFGNWMAKDCDSQCRFVCSSEYDCRQHRGPH comes from the exons ATGATGACGACAAATGGACTGGTCGTCCTGTTGCTGCTCTCAG GTTCCGTCCTGGTTTGCAACCTCCAGCCTCAAGGCGCCATCACTCGGTTCCACCACGTCAGTCTGATGAAGACCTGGACTGAAGCTCAGAGTTACTGCAGGGAGAAGTTCATCGACCTCGCCACCATCCCGAGCCAGGCCGCCAACACAGAGGCCCAGAAGGTGGCAGGACACGGACACGTCTGGATTGGACTCTACAACGGTAGCTGGAGATGGTCTCAGGAGGGAAAACCGGTcgaaaactggtttctgagaaAGACCAACAGCATTATGGGATCCAGAAAGTGTGCAGTACTGAATATGTTTGGAAACTGGATGGCCAAAGACTGTGACAGTCAGTGTCGCTTCGTGTGTTCCAGTGAGTATGACTGCAGACAGCACAGAGGGCCACACTGA